Part of the Quercus lobata isolate SW786 chromosome 6, ValleyOak3.0 Primary Assembly, whole genome shotgun sequence genome, GACCAAATCAAGAATTTGTCGCCCTTGGATGAAGGCATTCTACATATCAGACACTATCTCCTCTAATACCCCTTTCAATCGGTTTGCTAAAACCTttgccaaatattttttgatgaCATGGAACCTTACCAAGGAAAGGTCCTTTGGACCCACCCTTGGGGGGTAAACTCAAGATACATGACTCCGCCTGCCAGAAGTGTGTATCAGGTAATCCATGGAAACTCCTCGTGGGGATTTGAATCTAGGATGTCAAAAGCTTATCCCAAGCCTCCCACCATTAGGCACCTTtgccaaaattttatatatactacTCACAAGGCTAATTGGCCTAAAATCCTTTACTTCAATAGCACCCATTTCCTTTGGAATTAAAGTCACAAATGTTAAGGTAGCattcaaacttttttcaaaaagcacttaTCATAAAATTCAGAGAAGAACATTATAGTGTTATTACCACAAACTAGCAAGACTGGAAGAAGGCAATAGTAAACCCATCTGGAcccaattcttttcttttaattattataagtAACACATAAACACCCAATGCATCTTGAACCCAAGACCTCAACCTAATCAttccattttccaaaaaaaatcaagcatgtTCCCTATTCTTATGGCCAGCCAAAAAGTGTTATCTCAATGTCAAATCTAACAACTATTGTTGAGTCCCCCAGTCCAACAATAACCCTAAAGATATAAATTCAGCTATTTGTAGGATCATGAAAATAGCTAAAACTGTCAAAAGGAAAGTGGAAGAATCTCAAACCTTCAACAATGGTGTGTGGCGTTTCTTAACCTGCAGATGAATTCAAGAACTGTTGTCAATAGGATAAATGGGAACAAAAACTTGAGGTCAAAGAAAAAACATATGCATTCATCAAAGAACTATCAATGGGAGTTTTCAACcaataatttaaacaatttgaaAGCAAAGTAGCGACAGTGAAACTACAAGCATTTTACGACACAGAAAttaaactgaaaaataaaaattcagaacatattgacacaaaaatttaaagtttcaaaaaaagaaaaggtaatagAACATAATGCCATCAAATTTAAAGTTCCCAAACTGTAGAAAAGCATTATACAAGACAAGCAGACAGCAGATACAAAGCTAATAACAACACAAAATTGAGACAAGGGAACAACAAAAGGCAGATTCACAACTCATATTTCATGTCCAATAACAATCATACATTGACCAGAACCCTCACAAACTTAAAGATGTGAACTACTGAACTTGCTTGTGCTAAAACACGCACCTAAACaacacaaaacaagaaaaactaaTGTATAAGCATGTGCAATTGCAACAATAGTTTAAAGcatacaagaaaaaaatagaataatttgGTTGTTTCGTCAAAATAGTGAATAGGGGGCTAAAACTCATTTCTGAAAATGGGAGGAGGTTCCTGACATTCTCCCAAACCTTGAGGGAGGATAGTGTAAtttacctaaaataaaaattataaaaaaaatcccttgcagtagaaaatatttaaaaagggAAATAACACATACCACATAATCCCAACCATGCCTTTCTGCAAATGACTTTGCAGCTTCTTCACTATCAAAACTCAATGCAGCATCACCAACATTGGCATATGGGTCCCCAGTGGATGTCCAGCCCATCAATGGATTTTCCCACCTACAAACATATTAGTAGGAACATTAATCACACGATAAAGGtgataaaataattattccagTAATATTGAGCACTAAAATTCGTATATAAGGACTTGATTGCATGCTCCTTGCAAAACATTTGAGGGCAGAAAACATTGTAACATGTGTTACCCATAAACCTGTGCTTGACTGTTAGTTTCCTGAATGTATAAAGGATGTTCATTCCCCTTTGGTCCAAATTCAAGAAAGACATTGTACAGTAAAAGTGAAGCATTTTAGCTTTCTTGGTTATTCTAGTAATTCATTAAATTGCAAATAATTTAAGGAAGTATTCACAAAATAGAGAATAATCATTGACAATAAATCACTTGAATAAACTTGGGGATTTCACTTTTAATCATCAAATAGTTTagtataaatttgaaaatttcaggAAAAGATTAATTTATAGTCTTATATAAATAGTTTAATATAGTTTAGCGATTATGCATATATCAGTAATATAGTCTCAGCACATGTAAGTGTCATTTCTAATAGATCGTTGAGGCTGCTCAGTGGAAAGCCTAGTACATAAGATTGCACGAAACAAACACTATTTACCTACCTACACATTACAAATCGAATTAGAACACATTCCTACCACAAAAAATCATTGACTTGAAAGAGAATTCAAATTTCTAGACAAAAATGACAACCCTTTATACAGATAAAAAGAACATACTTCTGTGTTGACATAAaattgatcttccaccttccaACTTTTCCCGATCCTTGTTGAGTCGCAGTTCTAGCAGGTGCGTAAATGACAACCTACAATGCACTTCaaattattgaagaaaaaaaagtacttttgAAAGAAAACCTTAACCTATCAGTACTAAACCGCATTTCCAATCCGCCTAAATATAAACATTTCCAGCTCCCCTCAATTCCCAAAACACTAGCAAGTAAAATACCCAGCTcacaactatcaaattatccacacacaaacacacacacacgcaaaACCCAGCTCAATTTTCATGTTTGAAATTGGAAAGGCCCAAGTCTACTTAGCAAAAATTCAATCtcagcaagaaaaaaaatatacccAAATCCCAAGAAgtcaaatttttcatttcatatattaaaaatgaaaacttgaAAGAATATGATTCATTAGAAACTGGGTCAAAAAAGATGAATCAAATTGAAgcctatagaaaaaaaaaaggtgtaccCTGCGACGAAGGTGTTCATCGGGGATTCCGGAGACGACGCCGATCTCGCTAGGCTTTCTCTCGACCAGTGCGTCGGCGGAGAATGGTCTGGACCACTGGACTAGCGTGGTTCGGAGACCACGACCATGGCTCCAGATACTACGTTGCAGAGAGCTCGCCATCAATCTATGCTATGAGTAGTTGCGTACAACAGCACCGTGAGTGCCCACAGTTTTTTGctttcacataaaataaaaactggaaCTGAAAGTAAAGCAATAGTAATGCTAGTAAGTAAAACTACCACCAAGCACTGTGTGAGTGTTAACACTATAGTATACTTAGGCATATTTGCGGGTTGGCCcctattttgttatttatacaTGAAATATGCCCCTAGCcctcattttttaataataacacTTATTTTTTAGAATCACTTTTTCTAATAGATACCATAGGAGTATAATGTGCATTATTGATTGGATGATTTTGCGATTATGTATGAATTTATGAAtgaaacttttaatttttgagagtttataaattcttagtttttttttttaagattttttttagattataattctaaaaaatatctaaattctCATGAAAATACAAGACCTCTAACTTCAGGTTCAAGTGAAAAACATAAAGTCTAGCATAAATTTAATTGTGATATTTCCAATGATGCGGAAtactaaatttcaaaatatcacTCTAGG contains:
- the LOC115950538 gene encoding NADH dehydrogenase [ubiquinone] iron-sulfur protein 4, mitochondrial, which gives rise to MASSLQRSIWSHGRGLRTTLVQWSRPFSADALVERKPSEIGVVSGIPDEHLRRRVVIYAPARTATQQGSGKVGRWKINFMSTQKWENPLMGWTSTGDPYANVGDAALSFDSEEAAKSFAERHGWDYVVKKRHTPLLKVKTYAENFKWKGPPKTEVPQKTEEN